In one window of Lewinella sp. 4G2 DNA:
- a CDS encoding lipoprotein signal peptidase yields the protein MRRRRLVYLTLFLVLLADQALKIWVKTHMAYGEEIQLLGMDRALIHFVENNGMAFGLSLGGSYGKLLLTLFRVTAVTFLFFYLGRLLKTLAPRRLLVGFALIQAGALGNIIDSVFYGVIFSESSFHGGVATLFPEGGGYAPLLYGRVVDMLYFPLLYGNYPAWFPFVGGQAFLFFRPVFNIADVAIAVGVFLLLSYYFSSSRIEAANKVANQEAQSVSASSAGHSSTGHTGAAAGAREEE from the coding sequence ATGCGCCGCCGCCGCCTCGTCTACCTAACCCTCTTCCTGGTGCTGCTGGCCGATCAGGCGCTGAAGATCTGGGTCAAAACCCACATGGCCTACGGTGAAGAGATCCAGTTACTGGGTATGGACCGCGCCCTCATCCACTTCGTGGAAAATAATGGGATGGCCTTCGGCCTCTCGCTGGGGGGTAGTTACGGTAAGTTGCTCCTTACCCTATTCCGCGTTACGGCCGTTACCTTTCTGTTCTTTTACCTCGGCCGGCTGTTGAAAACGCTGGCACCGCGGCGCCTACTGGTTGGTTTTGCCCTCATCCAGGCGGGCGCACTGGGGAACATCATCGACAGCGTCTTTTACGGGGTCATTTTTTCGGAAAGTTCCTTTCACGGCGGTGTGGCTACGCTGTTTCCCGAAGGCGGCGGATACGCCCCGCTGCTGTACGGCCGGGTGGTAGACATGCTGTATTTCCCCCTGCTTTACGGTAACTACCCGGCTTGGTTCCCATTCGTGGGTGGGCAGGCCTTTCTCTTTTTCCGCCCCGTCTTCAACATCGCTGACGTAGCCATTGCCGTTGGGGTTTTTCTGCTACTCAGCTACTACTTTTCCAGTTCGCGGATCGAGGCGGCCAATAAAGTGGCCAACCAGGAAGCGCAATCCGTTTCCGCCAGTTCCGCTGGCCACTCCTCAACAGGGCATACGGGCGCTGCCGCAGGTGCCAGGGAAGAGGAATAG